The proteins below are encoded in one region of Borrelia sp. A-FGy1:
- the bdr gene encoding Bdr family repetitive protein, whose product MSNIAGEAKPKYEYVKQVFLDKDFPEDVIDYVLLRSSNYVYENLSSSMNMLEGQMNKARDEFRSGIGKLDEKVEKVRGELSAEIKTVRSELKVEIVKLDEKVEKVRSELSAEIKAVRSELKVEIVKLDEKVEKVRSELKVDISKLDEKINTNHKELVEMFKDSISKFSKELQDSKSESNKYIKSLIYPFYWILGIFIPLIGGMFLYLLQK is encoded by the coding sequence ATGAGTAATATTGCAGGTGAGGCTAAACCCAAATATGAGTATGTAAAGCAGGTATTTCTTGATAAGGATTTTCCGGAAGATGTAATTGATTACGTTCTACTTCGTAGTTCAAATTATGTATATGAGAACCTATCTAGTAGCATGAATATGCTAGAAGGGCAAATGAATAAGGCTAGAGATGAGTTTAGAAGTGGAATAGGCAAGTTAGATGAAAAGGTAGAAAAAGTAAGAGGTGAGCTTTCTGCAGAGATAAAGACAGTAAGAAGTGAACTTAAGGTTGAGATAGTAAAGTTAGATGAAAAAGTAGAAAAAGTAAGAAGTGAGCTTTCTGCAGAGATAAAGGCAGTAAGAAGTGAGCTTAAGGTTGAGATAGTAAAGTTAGATGAAAAAGTAGAAAAAGTAAGAAGTGAGCTTAAGGTAGATATATCAAAGTTAGATGAAAAGATAAATACAAATCATAAAGAGCTTGTGGAGATGTTTAAAGACTCAATAAGTAAATTTAGTAAAGAGCTACAGGACTCAAAAAGCGAAAGTAATAAATATATAAAAAGCTTAATATATCCATTTTATTGGATATTAGGAATATTTATTCCATTAATAGGGGGAATGTTTTTGTATTTACTGCAAAAATAG
- a CDS encoding immunogenic protein P37, with translation MNLMIKVLLISSLFSNFTSCKLYKAINKSQQALANNKSLVEDNKKRSSRKAKSISYSSYREVNNQEQNNQNNLKESKKDNNLGIQKDGIVNTNPSVASDASEKHTNIQPQQVNNNSRETREARNIIQEISTSLEETDKITANLEETKSKLDKIKSTVDNARSYLNTARSTSESNKAIPALLHNLKEAIDKVNSSYALLNVCYTDAIAALKSSKDNFEHAQRKADQALQEALNNSNTIGYQYALYYNYMADAKEAMGRAKVSLETTKNKQKCLNSNMPQANAELEKLNKAYEAALQTTES, from the coding sequence ATGAATTTAATGATTAAAGTGTTATTGATATCCAGTTTATTTTCTAACTTTACATCTTGCAAGTTATATAAAGCTATAAATAAGTCACAACAGGCTTTAGCTAATAATAAATCTCTTGTAGAAGACAACAAAAAAAGAAGTAGTCGTAAAGCTAAAAGTATTAGTTATAGTAGTTATAGAGAAGTAAATAATCAAGAACAAAACAATCAAAATAACCTAAAAGAAAGCAAAAAAGACAATAATCTAGGTATACAAAAAGATGGTATTGTAAACACAAATCCTTCCGTTGCTAGTGATGCTAGTGAAAAACATACTAATATACAACCTCAACAAGTTAATAACAATTCTAGGGAAACTAGGGAAGCTAGAAACATTATACAAGAAATTTCTACCTCTTTAGAAGAAACTGATAAAATAACTGCAAATTTAGAAGAAACAAAATCAAAACTTGATAAGATAAAAAGTACAGTTGACAATGCTCGCTCTTATTTAAATACTGCTAGATCTACATCCGAATCTAATAAAGCTATCCCAGCCTTATTGCATAATCTGAAAGAAGCAATTGATAAGGTTAATAGTAGTTATGCTCTTCTTAATGTTTGTTATACTGATGCAATTGCTGCTTTAAAAAGCTCTAAGGACAATTTTGAGCATGCACAAAGAAAAGCAGATCAGGCTTTACAAGAAGCGTTAAATAATAGCAATACTATAGGCTACCAATATGCTCTCTACTACAATTATATGGCTGATGCTAAAGAAGCAATGGGAAGGGCTAAAGTTAGCCTTGAGACTACTAAGAATAAACAAAAATGTCTTAATTCCAATATGCCTCAAGCAAATGCAGAGCTTGAAAAGCTAAATAAAGCATATGAAGCTGCTTTACAAACTACAGAATCTTAG